Proteins found in one Serinicoccus marinus DSM 15273 genomic segment:
- a CDS encoding DNA-formamidopyrimidine glycosylase family protein encodes MPEGDAVWRTARRLHQGLAGVALEGSDLRVPAHATADLSGRRTLEVVPRGKHLLHRVEGDITVHSHLRMEGSWRVHPVGRRHALGRRHTVRALLWTPQRVAVGDSLGMLELVRTSEEHRVVGHLGPDLLDPAYDADTALANVRADPGRTITEACLDQRNVAGMGTIFTAEPLFLLRINPWTPVGDLAEEQVVELLATARRLLVLSCRTGRTTITGRGDVNDDDAWVHGRMGLPCKRCGTTIRLAPIGQQPQQRVMFSCPTCQGGLAPTDDGRPQSPLGHGRRPTY; translated from the coding sequence ATGCCTGAGGGTGACGCGGTGTGGCGCACCGCCCGACGGCTGCACCAGGGGCTGGCCGGCGTGGCCCTGGAGGGATCGGACCTCCGGGTGCCGGCGCACGCGACCGCCGACCTGTCCGGCCGCCGCACCCTCGAGGTCGTCCCCCGCGGCAAGCACCTGCTGCACCGGGTGGAGGGGGACATCACGGTGCACAGCCACCTGCGGATGGAGGGCTCCTGGCGGGTGCACCCGGTGGGGCGGCGGCACGCGCTGGGGCGACGGCATACCGTCCGGGCGCTGCTGTGGACGCCGCAGCGGGTCGCCGTGGGCGACTCCCTGGGGATGCTGGAGCTGGTCCGCACCAGCGAGGAGCACCGGGTCGTGGGGCACCTCGGCCCCGACCTGCTCGACCCCGCGTACGACGCGGACACGGCCCTGGCCAACGTGCGCGCAGACCCGGGCCGCACCATCACCGAGGCCTGCCTGGACCAGCGCAACGTGGCGGGCATGGGCACGATCTTCACCGCCGAACCGCTCTTCCTGCTGAGGATCAACCCCTGGACGCCCGTCGGCGACCTCGCCGAGGAGCAGGTGGTCGAGCTGCTGGCGACCGCCCGGCGGCTGCTGGTGCTGAGCTGCCGGACCGGCCGCACGACCATCACGGGCCGTGGGGACGTCAACGACGACGACGCGTGGGTGCACGGCCGGATGGGGCTGCCGTGCAAGCGCTGCGGCACGACGATCCGGCTCGCCCCGATCGGTCAGCAGCCGCAGCAGCGGGTGATGTTCTCCTGCCCGACCTGCCAGGGCGGCCTCGCCCCCACCGACGACGGTCGGCCCCAGTCGCCGCTCGGCCACGGCCGGCGCCCGACCTACTGA
- a CDS encoding alpha-amylase family glycosyl hydrolase, with protein MPTSTHTPADPVRLTHPEWSKDAVIYQINQRHFTPEGTLAAAAEHLPRLRDLGVDILWLMPINPIGEQNRKGGLGSPYAVRDYLAVNPEFGTLEDLRGFVDYDQPGLREYMADAMAHWVREADVDGFRCDVAGYVPVDFWEAARAQLEQIKTVFLLAEWENRDLHVGAFDATYAWSWNETMHHIAHGRASATDLKV; from the coding sequence GTGCCGACCTCCACCCACACGCCCGCAGACCCGGTCCGCCTCACCCACCCCGAGTGGTCCAAGGACGCGGTGATCTACCAGATCAACCAGCGCCACTTCACCCCGGAGGGCACCTTGGCCGCCGCCGCGGAGCACCTGCCCCGGCTGCGCGACCTCGGCGTCGACATCCTCTGGCTCATGCCGATCAACCCGATCGGCGAGCAGAACCGCAAGGGCGGGCTCGGCTCCCCCTACGCCGTGCGCGACTACCTCGCGGTCAACCCCGAGTTCGGGACGCTGGAGGACCTGCGCGGCTTCGTCGACTACGACCAGCCCGGGCTGCGGGAGTACATGGCCGACGCCATGGCTCACTGGGTCCGCGAGGCCGACGTCGACGGCTTCCGCTGCGACGTCGCGGGCTACGTGCCGGTGGACTTCTGGGAGGCGGCGCGGGCCCAGCTGGAGCAGATCAAGACGGTCTTCCTGCTCGCCGAGTGGGAGAACCGCGACCTGCACGTGGGTGCCTTCGACGCGACGTATGCCTGGTCCTGGAACGAGACGATGCACCACATCGCGCACGGCCGGGCCAGCGCCACCGACCTCAAGGTCTAG
- a CDS encoding DUF6395 domain-containing protein produces the protein MHLDITHEPGRVQVRLVPGAGEPDERKGALARHTACFEVGVRPGEVHPDLLVLSAVLSARPWIVRKVPVTTSVTASPVLARALREGPGLRLTSADRDVAPRVRPAEGDGAPGLCFSGGTDSVATLAVMPGSTRSYHLLRRAPRGDPRATMFVTRAAEESCERLRAQGWPVEVVRSDVEYLRAAMGFPHDFTTAVPLLLHADRDRLDAVAWGAPLEATYRLQRGYYRDFADSPFLEEWGGVFAAVGLEVCVPVAGVSEVVTSRIVHTHPLGEAAQSCVRGRRLGRPCGRCAKCARKTLLAGAVTGAWPSAPSLERQWRGQEPRGHLLADPIKVEPVIARTVHRYLADGGDSALMRLVAAKTGPDPMDWLDRSYEPALALVPERYRQEVAERLHRVAPPMSAEEEAAVRSYDVRGLDRSRAQAELEAWFAAHPPQDLVPRAVGRVRRVVRARARRALAGRVGRGPQ, from the coding sequence ATGCACCTCGACATCACGCACGAGCCCGGCCGCGTGCAGGTCCGGCTGGTGCCCGGCGCGGGGGAGCCGGACGAGCGCAAGGGCGCCCTGGCGCGGCATACCGCGTGCTTCGAGGTGGGGGTGCGCCCGGGCGAGGTGCACCCCGACCTGCTCGTGCTCTCGGCCGTCCTGTCGGCCCGGCCCTGGATCGTCCGGAAGGTCCCGGTGACCACCTCGGTGACGGCGAGTCCTGTCCTCGCCCGGGCGCTGCGCGAGGGGCCGGGCCTGCGGTTGACCTCGGCGGACCGCGACGTGGCGCCACGCGTGAGACCCGCCGAGGGAGACGGGGCGCCCGGGTTGTGCTTCAGCGGTGGCACCGACAGCGTCGCGACGCTCGCGGTCATGCCGGGCAGCACCCGGTCCTACCACCTGCTGCGGCGGGCCCCGCGAGGCGACCCGCGGGCCACGATGTTCGTCACCCGGGCAGCCGAGGAGTCGTGCGAGCGGCTGCGCGCCCAGGGGTGGCCGGTGGAGGTGGTCCGCAGCGACGTGGAGTACCTCCGCGCCGCCATGGGGTTCCCGCACGACTTCACCACGGCGGTGCCGTTGCTGCTCCACGCCGACCGCGACCGGCTGGACGCCGTGGCCTGGGGCGCGCCGCTGGAGGCGACCTACCGGCTGCAGCGTGGCTACTACCGCGACTTCGCCGACTCGCCCTTCCTCGAGGAGTGGGGCGGGGTCTTCGCCGCGGTGGGGCTGGAGGTGTGCGTGCCGGTCGCCGGGGTGTCCGAGGTCGTGACCAGCCGCATCGTGCACACCCATCCGCTCGGGGAGGCGGCGCAGTCGTGCGTGCGCGGCCGTCGGCTCGGGCGTCCCTGCGGGCGGTGCGCCAAGTGCGCCCGCAAGACCCTGCTCGCCGGCGCGGTCACCGGCGCCTGGCCCTCCGCCCCGTCGCTGGAGCGGCAGTGGCGTGGGCAGGAGCCGCGGGGCCATCTGCTGGCCGACCCGATCAAGGTCGAGCCGGTGATCGCCCGCACGGTCCACCGCTACCTCGCCGACGGCGGCGACAGCGCCCTGATGCGGCTGGTCGCGGCCAAGACCGGGCCGGACCCGATGGACTGGCTGGACCGGTCCTACGAGCCCGCTCTGGCGCTAGTCCCGGAGCGCTATCGGCAGGAGGTGGCCGAGCGCCTGCACCGGGTCGCGCCGCCCATGAGCGCCGAGGAGGAGGCCGCCGTGCGCTCCTACGACGTGCGCGGCCTGGACCGCTCGCGGGCACAGGCCGAGCTGGAGGCGTGGTTCGCCGCCCACCCCCCGCAGGACCTGGTGCCGCGTGCCGTCGGTCGGGTGCGCCGGGTCGTGCGCGCCCGGGCGCGACGGGCGCTCGCGGGGCGTGTCGGGCGCGGGCCTCAGTAG
- a CDS encoding ABC transporter transmembrane domain-containing protein, with protein sequence MRDFPPTVTAWTEARDGAGHRAGIGIPDTRGPVRFLWWLLRQQGDLVLAGCLCSLLWMLPTALTPWVFGQAVDEGIRADDAGRTALWCGVLLLITLVGASSGVFYHTVVVRSWLYAAYGQTRLVTHQVTRLGHVMTRRAPTGEVLSVNGSDGEQFGHFIEIFSRLVGNVVAYVLVAVIVLQISVPLGLVVLLVAPVLALVSSVLLRPMAAAQTRERSRDSELTSMATDIVAGLRILRGIGGERIFGANYARQSQRVRQAGVQAGSWGAFVEAVGVLLSACSSSRSWCWACSGCVTATSRSASSSPSSGMPSSWSSRSASSSRRPSRSPARWSPRARRSASSAPPTRGRSGPRWSPTSSAPWPRASSSTSPPGCGCGPAG encoded by the coding sequence ATGCGCGACTTCCCACCCACCGTCACCGCCTGGACCGAGGCCCGCGACGGGGCTGGTCACCGGGCCGGCATCGGCATACCCGACACCCGGGGGCCGGTGCGCTTCCTGTGGTGGCTGCTGCGCCAGCAGGGCGACCTCGTCCTCGCCGGGTGCCTGTGCAGCCTGCTCTGGATGCTGCCCACCGCCTTGACGCCGTGGGTCTTCGGGCAGGCGGTCGACGAGGGCATCCGCGCCGACGACGCCGGCCGCACCGCGCTGTGGTGCGGTGTGCTGCTGCTCATCACCCTGGTCGGCGCGAGCAGCGGCGTCTTCTACCACACGGTCGTCGTGCGCTCCTGGCTGTATGCCGCCTACGGCCAGACCCGGCTGGTCACCCACCAGGTCACCCGGCTGGGGCACGTCATGACGCGGCGCGCGCCCACCGGCGAGGTGCTCAGCGTCAACGGCAGCGACGGCGAACAGTTCGGCCACTTCATCGAGATCTTCTCCCGCCTCGTCGGCAATGTCGTCGCCTACGTCCTCGTCGCGGTCATCGTGCTGCAGATCTCGGTGCCGCTCGGCCTCGTCGTGCTCCTCGTGGCGCCGGTGCTGGCGCTCGTCTCCTCGGTCCTGCTGCGCCCGATGGCCGCCGCCCAGACCCGGGAGCGCAGCCGCGACTCCGAGCTGACCTCGATGGCGACCGACATCGTCGCGGGTCTGCGCATCCTGCGCGGGATCGGCGGCGAGCGGATCTTCGGCGCCAACTACGCCCGGCAGAGCCAGCGGGTGCGCCAGGCCGGGGTGCAGGCCGGCTCGTGGGGCGCCTTCGTCGAGGCCGTGGGCGTGCTGCTCTCGGCCTGTTCGTCGTCGCGCTCATGGTGCTGGGCGTGCAGCGGGTGCGTGACGGCGACCTCCAGATCGGCGAGCTCATCACCTTCCTCGGGTATGCCCTCTTCCTGGTCCAGCCGATCCGCGTCGTCTTCGAGGCGGCCCAGCAGATCACCCGCTCGGTGGTCTCCGCGCGCAAGACGATCGGCGTCTTCGGCACCACCGACCCGTGGCCGGAGCGGGCCCCGCTGGAGCCCGACCAGCTCCGCGCCCTGGCCGAGGGCGAGCTCGTCGACGAGTCCTCCGGGCTGCGGGTGCGGCCCGGCCGGCTGA
- a CDS encoding phosphotransferase, whose amino-acid sequence MHEPPQDVSTEEVLQRVRTLWDPEVTALEHLAVGFGGWHWRADAGRGPRWFVTLDPPLWHTAESGEATYAAAASLAATLTCVHASVPSAQGRFTSTLGPGWLSLTPWVAGRRPTTIDADAVRAVRDLHAAPAPEGILTWEPAVRPELVDELGAWTAEPWTAGPLGEPARRAVRAGLADVGRGLTAYLRLLDRLDPSAYVPTHGEPGVHNQWRADDGRLLLLDWETLRLAPRERDVLAGYADLLPHDPALLDLVRLEWQLGEVGSYAEWLRGPHQDDADTRTALGGLREELAGLAATR is encoded by the coding sequence ATGCACGAGCCGCCGCAGGACGTCAGCACCGAAGAGGTGCTGCAGCGGGTGCGGACCCTCTGGGACCCCGAGGTGACCGCGCTGGAGCACCTGGCCGTCGGTTTCGGCGGCTGGCACTGGCGGGCGGACGCGGGCAGAGGGCCGCGGTGGTTCGTGACCCTCGACCCACCGCTGTGGCACACCGCGGAGTCGGGCGAGGCGACGTACGCCGCGGCCGCCTCCCTCGCGGCCACCCTGACCTGCGTGCACGCGTCCGTGCCCTCCGCGCAGGGGCGCTTCACGAGCACGCTCGGGCCGGGATGGCTGAGCCTGACCCCGTGGGTGGCCGGGCGCCGACCGACGACGATCGACGCCGACGCGGTGCGGGCCGTGCGCGACCTGCACGCGGCACCGGCACCCGAGGGCATCCTGACCTGGGAGCCGGCCGTGCGCCCCGAGCTCGTCGACGAACTCGGGGCCTGGACAGCCGAGCCGTGGACCGCGGGGCCGCTCGGCGAGCCCGCCCGGCGCGCGGTGCGCGCCGGGCTGGCGGACGTCGGGCGCGGGCTCACGGCATACCTGCGCCTCCTCGACCGGCTCGACCCCTCCGCCTATGTCCCCACCCACGGCGAACCCGGCGTGCACAATCAGTGGCGGGCCGACGACGGTCGCCTGCTGCTCCTCGACTGGGAGACGCTGCGGCTCGCACCTCGAGAGCGCGACGTCCTCGCCGGGTATGCCGACCTCCTCCCGCACGACCCGGCGTTGCTGGACCTCGTCCGGCTGGAGTGGCAGCTGGGCGAGGTGGGCTCCTACGCCGAGTGGCTGCGCGGCCCGCACCAGGACGACGCCGACACCCGCACCGCGCTGGGCGGGCTTCGGGAGGAGCTCGCCGGGCTGGCTGCGACGCGATGA
- a CDS encoding CinA family protein, with amino-acid sequence MRSPAAQVVAALRERGESMGTAESLTGGLVCAALTDVPGASAAVRGAVVAYASAVKEAVLGVPAQVVREHGTVSQECAEAMALGGARVLGADWCVATTGVAGPDPSEGHPVGTVHLALAHGEQVLGHQVLTLRGHRDDIRAGTVTAALELLRGRLTEGLSAARGTVETRPAATASAAPGRHGDGMTTDTDTRREDEEG; translated from the coding sequence GTGAGGAGCCCGGCCGCCCAGGTGGTGGCCGCGCTGCGCGAGCGGGGCGAGAGCATGGGCACCGCGGAGTCGCTCACCGGTGGCCTGGTCTGCGCCGCCCTCACCGACGTGCCCGGTGCGAGCGCCGCGGTCCGCGGTGCGGTCGTGGCCTACGCCTCGGCGGTGAAGGAGGCGGTGCTCGGCGTCCCGGCCCAGGTCGTCCGTGAGCACGGCACCGTCTCCCAGGAGTGCGCCGAGGCGATGGCCCTCGGCGGGGCACGGGTGCTCGGCGCCGACTGGTGCGTCGCCACCACGGGCGTCGCCGGCCCGGACCCCAGCGAGGGCCACCCGGTCGGCACCGTCCACCTCGCGCTCGCCCACGGGGAACAGGTTCTGGGTCACCAGGTGTTGACCCTGCGTGGACACCGTGACGACATCCGCGCCGGCACCGTGACGGCAGCGCTGGAGCTGCTGCGAGGACGGCTGACCGAGGGTCTGTCGGCCGCACGGGGTACGGTAGAGACACGACCTGCCGCGACGGCATCCGCCGCACCGGGCAGGCACGGCGACGGGATGACCACCGACACGGACACCCGGAGAGAGGACGAGGAGGGTTGA
- a CDS encoding carboxyl transferase domain-containing protein has translation MADPRESRDPEDHDLDLDDVFGEGGVTPDLLDRRPVKPRTVASLYESRPGLNPTQAVTRFMEAVNLQERFGHLRVVDDLIGLQRRVGDTIERYTDKLRNAEARSGTSESARFGIGHFHGERAVVYVVDWSFFAGSLGEVAGEKFVQAAELAEREGLPLISMGASSGVRQHENVLGLVQMQRMAAAANKFQHTTNRPYISVLAGQVWGGMSASAVPVADLIVALEGTDYGFAGRRVIETFEGREVPRGLQSAEANYLDRNVDVLVKDVDELIDFVGQVLGSGRTGNRLRVKDADDALAETGSRTVTAGPEGFSAALWERQEVAEQVELPRDRRDRDSATPRDSLMARYNEIAAGAARLDTEYYLRHVFDGAVPFYNHVRFEDQKAYPSIIAALATLGGQSFMVIGDQPSYSISGGYVGKRPANPSPEDFEYAVRMMTAAERWDLPIVFFTDTLGAMPSMAAERRGQSRAIAQSIKRAASHPFPTISVITGAMGSGGGLATTPFGRETIMLDSALGFVSEPRSTASILYSVANPSVEQVGMTLETMKASALDLKAQGLVDTIVHDADNPEATVRELRAAVVKGYNAQHGLNPRRLRRQADDRLRPRTLGKLATTDERGPGGHEEQPQQQHQGADRPDSEPAAAPAPDLKADAEADDAPATPPEPASD, from the coding sequence ATGGCCGACCCCCGCGAGAGCCGCGATCCCGAGGACCACGATCTCGACCTCGACGACGTCTTCGGTGAGGGCGGCGTCACCCCGGACCTGCTGGACCGGCGGCCGGTCAAGCCGCGCACGGTCGCCAGCCTCTACGAGTCGCGCCCGGGCCTGAACCCCACCCAGGCGGTCACCCGCTTCATGGAGGCGGTCAACCTGCAGGAGCGCTTCGGGCACCTGCGGGTGGTCGACGACCTCATCGGCCTGCAGCGCCGCGTCGGGGACACCATCGAGCGCTACACCGACAAGCTGCGCAACGCCGAGGCCCGCTCGGGCACGAGCGAGTCGGCGCGCTTCGGCATCGGGCACTTCCACGGCGAGCGCGCGGTCGTGTATGTCGTCGACTGGTCCTTCTTCGCCGGCTCGCTCGGGGAGGTCGCCGGGGAGAAGTTCGTGCAGGCCGCCGAGCTGGCCGAGCGCGAGGGGCTGCCGCTCATCAGCATGGGCGCCTCCTCCGGGGTGCGCCAGCACGAGAACGTCCTCGGCCTGGTGCAGATGCAGCGGATGGCGGCGGCGGCCAACAAGTTCCAGCACACGACCAACCGGCCCTACATCTCGGTGCTCGCCGGTCAGGTCTGGGGCGGGATGTCGGCGAGCGCGGTGCCGGTGGCCGACCTCATCGTGGCGCTGGAGGGCACCGACTACGGCTTCGCGGGGCGGCGGGTCATCGAGACCTTCGAGGGCCGGGAGGTCCCGCGCGGGCTGCAGAGCGCGGAGGCCAACTACCTCGACCGCAACGTGGACGTGCTGGTCAAGGATGTCGACGAGCTCATCGACTTCGTCGGGCAGGTGCTCGGCTCGGGGCGGACCGGCAACCGGCTGCGGGTCAAGGACGCCGACGACGCGCTCGCCGAGACCGGCTCGCGCACCGTGACCGCGGGGCCCGAGGGCTTCTCGGCGGCGCTGTGGGAGCGCCAGGAGGTGGCCGAGCAGGTCGAGCTGCCCCGAGACCGCCGTGACCGTGACAGCGCCACCCCGCGGGACTCGCTCATGGCGCGCTACAACGAGATCGCCGCTGGCGCCGCCCGGCTGGACACCGAATACTACCTGCGGCACGTCTTCGACGGCGCCGTGCCGTTCTACAACCACGTCCGATTCGAGGACCAGAAGGCCTACCCGAGCATCATCGCCGCGCTGGCGACCCTGGGCGGGCAGTCGTTCATGGTCATCGGCGACCAGCCGTCATACTCGATCTCCGGGGGGTATGTCGGCAAGCGCCCGGCGAACCCGAGCCCGGAGGACTTCGAGTACGCCGTGCGCATGATGACGGCGGCCGAGCGCTGGGACCTGCCGATCGTCTTCTTCACCGACACCCTGGGCGCGATGCCGTCGATGGCGGCCGAGCGCCGCGGCCAGTCCCGCGCGATCGCGCAGAGCATCAAGCGGGCCGCCTCCCACCCCTTCCCCACGATCTCGGTCATCACCGGCGCGATGGGCTCCGGCGGCGGCCTGGCGACGACGCCGTTCGGCCGGGAGACGATCATGCTCGACAGCGCCCTGGGTTTCGTCTCCGAGCCGCGCTCCACCGCCTCGATCCTCTACAGCGTCGCCAACCCCTCCGTCGAACAGGTCGGCATGACCCTGGAGACGATGAAGGCCTCCGCGCTCGACCTCAAGGCCCAGGGTCTGGTCGACACCATCGTCCACGACGCCGACAACCCCGAGGCCACCGTCCGCGAGCTCCGCGCCGCGGTCGTCAAGGGCTACAACGCCCAGCACGGACTCAACCCACGACGCCTGCGCCGCCAGGCCGACGACCGCCTCCGCCCCCGCACCCTGGGCAAGCTCGCGACGACGGACGAGCGAGGCCCCGGCGGGCACGAGGAGCAGCCGCAGCAGCAGCACCAGGGCGCCGACCGGCCGGACTCCGAGCCTGCGGCTGCGCCGGCACCCGACCTGAAGGCGGATGCGGAGGCGGACGACGCTCCCGCGACGCCGCCGGAGCCGGCGTCCGACTGA
- a CDS encoding helix-turn-helix domain-containing protein codes for MVLLRRELGDALRETRQTQGRTLREVSSSASCSLGYLSEIERGEKEASSELLASICRALDVPLSEMLSTVADRVSLTETAEAQMTTVLTEGLATTIDTRRMPRRDAVVSAA; via the coding sequence ATGGTGCTACTTCGACGTGAGCTGGGTGACGCGCTCCGCGAGACGCGCCAGACGCAGGGGCGCACCCTGCGCGAGGTCAGCTCCTCGGCGTCCTGCTCGCTGGGCTACCTCTCCGAGATCGAGCGCGGGGAGAAGGAGGCCAGCTCCGAGCTGCTCGCCTCGATCTGCCGGGCGCTCGACGTGCCGCTGTCCGAGATGCTGTCGACGGTCGCCGACCGGGTCAGCCTGACCGAGACGGCCGAGGCGCAGATGACCACGGTGCTCACCGAGGGCCTGGCCACGACGATCGACACCCGGCGGATGCCGCGCCGCGACGCGGTCGTCTCCGCCGCTTGA
- the pgsA gene encoding CDP-diacylglycerol--glycerol-3-phosphate 3-phosphatidyltransferase, translated as MIGPHDPDGPEIATAAVPERVSSWNLPNALTVLRILLVPLFGWLLLAEGGEDVGLRWWALVVFLVAIGTDWVDGHLARKHGLVTAFGKLMDPIADKALIGMALIGLSLLALLPWWVTVVILVREIGITLMRFVVIRRGVIPASRGGKLKTVLQAIGIAVVLAPLGGVLDTLGLWVMYAAAVVTVVTGIDYVRQAFARPGA; from the coding sequence GTGATCGGCCCGCACGACCCCGACGGCCCGGAGATCGCGACCGCGGCGGTGCCGGAGCGGGTCTCGTCCTGGAACCTCCCCAACGCGCTCACCGTGCTGCGCATCCTGCTCGTCCCGCTCTTCGGCTGGCTGCTGCTCGCCGAGGGCGGCGAGGACGTGGGCCTGCGGTGGTGGGCGCTGGTCGTCTTCCTCGTCGCGATCGGCACCGACTGGGTGGACGGGCACCTGGCCCGCAAGCACGGCCTCGTCACCGCCTTCGGCAAGCTCATGGACCCGATCGCCGACAAGGCGCTCATCGGGATGGCCCTCATCGGGCTCTCGCTGCTGGCCCTGCTGCCCTGGTGGGTGACCGTGGTCATCCTCGTCCGGGAGATCGGCATCACCCTGATGCGCTTCGTCGTCATCCGCCGCGGCGTCATCCCCGCCAGCCGCGGCGGCAAGCTCAAGACGGTGCTGCAGGCGATCGGCATCGCCGTCGTGCTGGCCCCGCTGGGCGGCGTGCTCGACACCCTCGGGCTCTGGGTGATGTATGCCGCGGCCGTCGTCACGGTCGTCACCGGCATCGACTACGTGCGCCAGGCGTTCGCCCGGCCCGGCGCGTGA
- a CDS encoding ATP-binding cassette domain-containing protein, with amino-acid sequence MLARVDDGASAAIATALESARRHDAWEIDHRTDKVVHGLGLAHLPRRRTAADLSGGQLSRLSLAWTLLRTPDTLLLDEPTNHLSLLLVSELELGLPDFPGAVVVASHDRWLREDWVGERLELPGETLER; translated from the coding sequence GTGCTGGCGCGCGTCGACGACGGCGCCAGTGCTGCCATCGCCACCGCGCTGGAGTCGGCCCGACGGCACGACGCGTGGGAGATCGACCACCGGACGGACAAGGTCGTGCACGGGCTCGGTCTCGCACACCTTCCCCGCCGGCGCACCGCAGCCGACCTGTCCGGGGGTCAGCTGTCCCGGCTCTCGCTCGCCTGGACGCTGCTGCGCACCCCCGACACGCTGCTGCTGGACGAGCCCACCAACCACCTGTCCCTCTTGCTCGTCTCCGAGCTCGAGCTCGGCCTGCCCGACTTCCCGGGCGCCGTGGTGGTGGCCAGCCACGACCGGTGGCTCCGCGAGGACTGGGTGGGTGAGCGGCTCGAGCTGCCCGGCGAGACACTGGAGCGGTGA
- a CDS encoding ATP-binding cassette domain-containing protein codes for MTPSAHRGRGGHPRWHRPGRPAAGPGALPGARERHRRSRLRRHAAGRAVDPHRRLRREQAEAALHAAAAEDVYDILPGGWQGVLDERGRLSGGQRQRLVLTRALAADPPVLVLVEPTSAVDAHTEARIADRLPRTGAAARRW; via the coding sequence GTGACGCCGAGCGCGCACAGGGGGCGTGGGGGTCACCCTCGGTGGCACCGACCTGGCCGACCTGCCGCTGGACCAGGTGCGCTCCCTGGTGCTCGTGAGCGACACCGCCGCTCACGTCTTCGCCGGCACGCTGCAGGACGCGCCGTCGACCCGCACCGCAGGCTGCGACGCGAGCAGGCCGAGGCCGCGCTGCACGCCGCTGCTGCCGAGGACGTCTACGACATCCTGCCCGGCGGCTGGCAGGGCGTGCTGGACGAGCGCGGGCGCCTGTCCGGCGGCCAGCGCCAGCGGCTCGTGCTCACCCGGGCGCTCGCGGCCGACCCGCCGGTGCTCGTGCTCGTCGAGCCCACGTCGGCGGTGGACGCCCACACCGAGGCCCGGATCGCCGACCGGCTGCCCCGCACCGGCGCGGCCGCACGACGGTGGTGA